From a single Litoribacterium kuwaitense genomic region:
- a CDS encoding SprT family protein: MTDQELQTYVENISQVFFHKPFLHRACFNARLRTTGGRYVLNDHSIEINPKHVTEFGLPELEAIVKHELCHYHLHLGGKGYKHRDVDFKTLLQQVGGARHCRALPTAVPRHTYECISCGLQFKRQRQIRTGRYRCGKCYGKLKKVASDG, from the coding sequence TTGACGGATCAAGAATTGCAAACATATGTAGAAAACATTTCACAGGTATTTTTTCATAAGCCGTTTTTGCATAGAGCTTGCTTCAATGCCCGGCTCCGTACAACTGGAGGGCGTTATGTTTTAAATGATCATTCAATTGAAATCAACCCGAAACATGTAACTGAGTTTGGCTTGCCGGAGCTTGAGGCGATTGTGAAGCATGAGCTTTGTCATTATCATTTGCATTTAGGAGGTAAAGGATACAAGCATCGAGACGTCGATTTTAAAACCTTATTGCAGCAGGTCGGAGGAGCAAGGCATTGTCGTGCTCTTCCGACAGCTGTTCCACGTCATACGTATGAATGTATATCGTGTGGACTTCAGTTTAAGCGTCAGCGTCAAATCCGTACTGGGCGTTATCGCTGTGGAAAGTGTTATGGGAAACTAAAAAAAGTTGCATCGGATGGTTGA
- a CDS encoding Tex family protein translates to MSEKTTEEKQQYGQQIARELSLREKQVNNVLSLTAEGNTVPFIARYRKEQTAGLDEVQIQQILDRAEYIHQLETRKQDVARLITEQGKMTEAIQKSLDQAEKLQTVEDIYRPYKQKRKTRASKAKEKGLEPLAEWLKEEQDELPDKEAVHYLSDEVTTVEEAIQGALDILAEQMADEPKTRQWVRKTTFDRGMLETSVKDQSLDEKERFGMYYDYEESVKKIVAHRVLAVNRGEKEGVLKVSLTAPQEAILEYLYKLWVRRPTAPSTSYLQAAAQDAYKRLLQPAVERDIRKELSEKAEKQAIDIFAKNLRNLLLQPPLKGKVVLSVDPAFRTGCKLAVVDETGRVLYIGTIFPHKPVAQYEQAKKVIQDVLHQYNVDLIAIGNGTASRETEAFISEVLKETKAPALYCIVNEAGASVYSASALAREEFPDLKVEERSAASIARRIQDPLAELVKIDPKSVGVGQYQHDVSQKELQQALEFIVETVVNQVGVNVNTASASLLSYVAGLSPAVAKNIVQYREENGKIKRRDTLKSVPRLGAKTYEQCIGFLRINDGDVPLDRTSIHPESYHVAKAILEKSGCGVDQLGSDRVKEHLAQMNIEEAAKQWNIGTMTLKDIMDDLMKPSRDPRDDIEQPLLKKGITTLEDLEPGMEMQGTIRNVVDFGAFVDIGLKQDGLVHISKLKQGFVKHPMDVVEVGDVVTVWVETIDKAKGRVGLSMVAIES, encoded by the coding sequence ATGAGTGAAAAAACGACTGAGGAAAAGCAACAATATGGTCAGCAAATTGCCCGTGAGCTTTCGTTACGAGAAAAACAGGTGAACAACGTCTTGTCGCTCACGGCAGAAGGAAACACAGTTCCGTTTATTGCTAGATACCGCAAAGAGCAAACCGCTGGGCTTGATGAAGTGCAGATTCAACAGATTCTTGATCGCGCAGAATATATTCATCAGCTGGAAACGAGAAAGCAGGATGTTGCTCGACTCATCACTGAACAAGGAAAAATGACTGAAGCAATACAAAAAAGCCTTGATCAGGCAGAAAAGCTACAAACGGTGGAAGACATTTATCGTCCCTATAAACAGAAACGGAAAACACGAGCGAGCAAGGCGAAGGAAAAAGGGCTTGAACCTTTGGCGGAGTGGCTCAAAGAAGAACAGGATGAGCTGCCGGACAAAGAGGCTGTCCATTACTTATCGGATGAAGTAACGACTGTCGAAGAAGCCATTCAAGGCGCATTGGATATTTTAGCGGAGCAGATGGCTGATGAGCCGAAAACACGCCAATGGGTGCGCAAAACCACGTTTGATCGTGGTATGCTCGAGACATCTGTAAAGGACCAGTCACTAGATGAAAAAGAACGGTTTGGAATGTATTATGATTATGAAGAAAGTGTTAAAAAAATTGTGGCCCATCGCGTGTTAGCAGTTAATCGAGGGGAAAAAGAAGGCGTTCTCAAGGTCAGTTTAACAGCACCCCAAGAAGCCATCCTCGAATATTTATACAAACTGTGGGTGCGTCGACCAACCGCTCCATCGACTTCCTATTTACAAGCAGCCGCTCAAGATGCTTATAAACGTTTGCTACAGCCCGCTGTCGAGCGTGACATTCGTAAGGAATTGAGTGAAAAAGCAGAGAAACAAGCCATTGACATCTTTGCAAAAAATCTACGAAATCTATTGCTACAGCCCCCTCTGAAAGGAAAAGTCGTGCTCAGTGTCGACCCTGCCTTCCGCACCGGCTGCAAGCTGGCGGTCGTTGATGAAACAGGGAGGGTATTATACATCGGCACCATTTTCCCGCACAAACCAGTTGCGCAATATGAACAGGCTAAAAAGGTCATTCAAGACGTCCTTCATCAGTATAATGTCGACCTTATTGCCATTGGAAACGGAACAGCATCGCGGGAAACAGAAGCGTTTATCTCTGAGGTCCTCAAAGAAACAAAAGCACCAGCACTTTATTGCATCGTAAATGAGGCCGGTGCAAGTGTTTATTCAGCATCAGCCTTGGCGAGGGAGGAATTCCCTGATCTAAAAGTTGAAGAACGCAGTGCGGCATCCATTGCCCGGCGGATCCAAGACCCACTCGCCGAACTAGTGAAGATCGACCCGAAATCGGTTGGTGTTGGTCAATATCAGCACGATGTCTCTCAAAAGGAGCTCCAGCAGGCACTTGAATTTATTGTAGAAACTGTTGTAAACCAAGTCGGGGTTAATGTAAATACGGCGTCAGCGAGCTTATTGTCGTATGTCGCAGGTTTATCTCCGGCAGTGGCAAAGAACATTGTTCAGTATCGTGAGGAGAATGGGAAGATCAAGAGACGTGATACGCTGAAAAGTGTTCCAAGACTCGGCGCGAAAACGTATGAGCAATGTATCGGTTTTTTACGTATTAACGACGGGGACGTTCCTTTGGATCGAACAAGTATTCACCCAGAGAGCTACCATGTGGCTAAGGCCATTTTGGAAAAATCGGGGTGCGGCGTTGACCAATTAGGAAGCGATCGGGTCAAGGAGCATCTAGCACAAATGAATATAGAAGAAGCGGCAAAGCAATGGAATATTGGTACAATGACCTTAAAAGACATTATGGATGATTTAATGAAACCTTCAAGAGATCCGCGTGATGACATCGAGCAGCCGTTGCTGAAAAAAGGTATTACGACATTGGAGGATTTAGAGCCGGGCATGGAGATGCAAGGGACCATTCGGAACGTCGTAGATTTCGGGGCCTTTGTCGATATCGGTTTAAAACAGGATGGATTAGTTCATATCTCAAAGCTGAAGCAAGGTTTTGTGAAGCATCCGATGGATGTCGTAGAAGTCGGTGATGTTGTTACGGTATGGGTCGAAACGATTGATAAAGCAAAAGGCCGTGTCGGGCTGTCAATGGTCGCCATCGAATCGTAA
- a CDS encoding PP2C family serine/threonine-protein phosphatase produces the protein MIHEQFNHMEVYAFQKAKHNDQFCGDSYFFTETDEYFLCALADGLGSGKEAHESSMVAIAEIKAHYEQDSLEGLVRRANEAMKQMRGAVLTIFKMDFVREELTCISVGNIRLFVHSSTGKLTYPLPQSGYLSGRHCPLKIQTFPCEKESSFLIHSDGLDLRSPRQIGWRTPSIEEAYRLLLASISEDPPDDVTFLLGRLAK, from the coding sequence ATGATTCACGAACAATTCAACCATATGGAAGTGTATGCCTTTCAAAAAGCAAAGCATAATGATCAGTTCTGCGGCGATAGTTATTTCTTCACAGAGACGGACGAGTACTTTCTCTGTGCACTAGCCGACGGTTTAGGAAGTGGCAAAGAAGCGCATGAATCATCAATGGTGGCCATCGCAGAAATAAAAGCGCATTATGAGCAAGACTCCCTTGAAGGGCTTGTGCGAAGAGCCAATGAGGCAATGAAACAAATGCGTGGGGCCGTACTGACCATTTTTAAGATGGATTTTGTAAGAGAAGAGCTCACGTGCATTTCGGTCGGAAACATTAGGCTTTTTGTACATTCATCCACTGGAAAGCTAACGTATCCACTGCCGCAATCCGGCTATTTGTCAGGCCGACATTGTCCATTAAAGATCCAAACATTCCCGTGCGAGAAGGAAAGCTCGTTTCTCATCCACTCAGATGGTTTAGATTTACGCTCGCCGCGCCAAATCGGTTGGAGAACACCATCGATTGAAGAAGCGTACCGTCTTTTACTGGCGTCTATTTCAGAAGATCCGCCTGACGATGTCACTTTTCTTTTAGGTCGACTTGCCAAGTAA
- the sigB gene encoding RNA polymerase sigma factor SigB produces the protein MSTQSRPHNRNNQEVYEWIRLSQEDPEDEVVKEKIVEKYEDLVVSLARKYSKGKSIHDDLVQVGMIGLLASIRRYDPSFGKSFESFAIPTIIGEIKRFIRDKTWSVHVPRRIKELGPKIKRAVEELTTELQRSPQVSEIAGYLEVSEEDILETMEMGKSYQALSVDSQIEADSEGSTVTLLDLVGNTEDGYETTDQRLLLQKVFHVLTEREQEILNCTYFQNMSQKETGDLLGISQMHVSRLQRRALKKLREAIRVEPTECL, from the coding sequence GTGTCGACCCAATCTCGGCCCCACAATCGAAATAATCAAGAAGTGTATGAATGGATTAGGCTGTCGCAGGAAGATCCAGAGGATGAGGTTGTCAAAGAAAAAATTGTCGAAAAATACGAAGACCTCGTCGTCTCACTCGCTCGGAAATATTCTAAAGGAAAAAGCATTCACGATGATTTAGTACAGGTAGGTATGATCGGACTACTAGCATCGATTCGCCGCTATGATCCTTCCTTTGGTAAAAGCTTTGAATCCTTTGCGATTCCTACCATTATTGGTGAAATTAAGCGATTTATTCGTGACAAAACGTGGAGTGTGCACGTTCCTCGTCGCATTAAAGAATTAGGTCCTAAAATTAAGCGCGCTGTTGAAGAGCTTACGACAGAACTGCAGCGCTCGCCTCAAGTCAGTGAAATTGCCGGGTACTTAGAGGTCAGCGAAGAAGATATTTTAGAGACGATGGAAATGGGGAAAAGCTATCAGGCGCTGTCCGTCGATAGTCAAATTGAAGCAGATTCAGAAGGAAGTACAGTGACGCTGCTGGATCTCGTAGGAAACACAGAAGATGGCTATGAGACAACAGATCAGCGCTTGCTTTTGCAAAAAGTGTTCCATGTCCTCACGGAGCGGGAACAGGAGATCTTAAACTGCACCTATTTTCAAAACATGAGTCAAAAAGAAACAGGTGATTTGTTAGGAATTTCGCAAATGCACGTGTCAAGATTGCAGCGTCGTGCGCTTAAAAAGCTGCGAGAAGCGATCAGAGTTGAGCCGACGGAGTGTTTGTAA
- the rsbW gene encoding anti-sigma B factor RsbW, with protein sequence MTRSHDSVEMKIPAKPEYVGVVRLTGSGVANRIGFNYEDIEDIKVALSEACTNAVHHAYESEENGEISVTFNVYSDRLEMMVADAGRHFDLEQIQKRLGPLDIDQQNIDNMNEGGLGLFLIDTLMDTVEVISDSGVVVQMTKYLKRDEVEERVDPISAPQSK encoded by the coding sequence ATGACAAGAAGTCATGATTCTGTAGAAATGAAGATCCCTGCAAAGCCTGAGTATGTTGGTGTTGTGCGCTTAACAGGCTCAGGAGTTGCCAATCGCATCGGATTTAACTATGAAGATATTGAAGACATTAAAGTCGCGCTTTCTGAAGCATGTACAAATGCTGTGCACCATGCATATGAAAGTGAAGAGAATGGCGAAATCAGCGTTACCTTCAATGTGTACAGTGATCGTCTTGAGATGATGGTGGCGGATGCAGGAAGACACTTTGATTTAGAGCAGATTCAGAAGCGGCTAGGCCCATTGGACATCGATCAGCAAAACATCGATAACATGAATGAGGGAGGTCTAGGCCTTTTTTTAATTGATACTTTAATGGATACGGTTGAAGTAATAAGTGATTCAGGTGTCGTCGTACAAATGACAAAATACCTGAAAAGAGATGAGGTGGAGGAGCGTGTCGACCCAATCTCGGCCCCACAATCGAAATAA
- a CDS encoding STAS domain-containing protein — translation MNLTIDQSVDQNTQNVCLSGEVDAYTAPNLREALLPLTEQENNTIVVDLTDVSYMDSTGLGVFIGALKSAKKSNSHMKLVGMNQRVKRLFTITGLDEVLDIDNTIRGGLK, via the coding sequence TTGAATTTAACAATTGATCAAAGCGTAGATCAGAACACCCAAAATGTATGTCTTTCCGGTGAGGTCGATGCTTATACAGCTCCTAACCTTCGTGAAGCCTTGCTTCCTTTAACAGAACAAGAAAATAATACAATTGTTGTTGATTTAACAGATGTATCTTATATGGATAGTACAGGTCTCGGTGTTTTTATCGGCGCGTTAAAGTCTGCCAAGAAAAGTAACAGTCATATGAAGCTGGTCGGAATGAACCAGAGAGTAAAGCGCCTCTTTACGATTACAGGTTTGGATGAGGTGTTAGATATAGACAACACGATCAGGGGTGGATTGAAATGA
- a CDS encoding PP2C family protein-serine/threonine phosphatase: MDNRDIVQKSYQSFLKQYLQKQDEQMLYKGQELSRRAIEQNISPEEIVNYHVSMLKETYPDLPKEVLVSFDFLLEVMISYGFAYREHQSLRHRQLELKTEMEVAANMQTTLLQTDIPSVPEMQIGALSVPARQMNGDYHHFTCDENNCLGVAIADVIGKGMPAALCMSMIKYSMDSLPETRMQPSAVLESLNRVVERNVDPSMFVTMLYGIYDTRVHSFFFSSAGHEPGFFYEAKKDRFAEISTKGVVLGVTRQASFEEYQLDVAPGDMIVLLSDGVTECRAGDEFVEREYIVDLIRKYMHLSPQEIVESVYDELMRLQGFELRDDFTLIILQRDV; encoded by the coding sequence TTGGACAATCGTGACATCGTTCAGAAAAGTTATCAATCGTTTTTGAAGCAATATTTACAAAAACAAGATGAGCAAATGTTATATAAAGGTCAGGAGCTCAGTAGAAGAGCTATCGAACAAAACATTTCTCCTGAGGAAATTGTCAATTACCACGTAAGTATGCTCAAGGAGACTTATCCAGATCTTCCGAAAGAAGTGCTTGTCTCCTTTGATTTTTTGCTTGAGGTCATGATCAGCTATGGCTTTGCTTATCGTGAGCATCAGAGTTTACGACATCGTCAGCTAGAGCTTAAAACGGAGATGGAAGTCGCTGCGAATATGCAAACGACACTACTGCAAACTGATATTCCGAGCGTGCCGGAGATGCAAATTGGCGCGCTTAGTGTGCCGGCTCGTCAAATGAACGGCGATTACCATCATTTTACTTGTGATGAAAACAATTGCCTCGGTGTGGCAATTGCAGATGTGATTGGTAAAGGAATGCCGGCGGCTTTATGCATGTCGATGATCAAATATTCTATGGACAGCTTGCCTGAAACGAGAATGCAGCCGAGCGCTGTTTTAGAAAGCTTAAACAGAGTCGTCGAGCGCAATGTTGACCCAAGCATGTTTGTCACAATGTTATACGGTATTTATGATACACGTGTTCACTCATTTTTCTTTTCATCAGCTGGACATGAGCCTGGTTTCTTTTATGAAGCCAAAAAAGATCGTTTTGCCGAAATTTCTACGAAGGGTGTCGTCCTCGGTGTGACAAGACAAGCTTCATTTGAGGAATACCAGCTTGACGTCGCTCCCGGTGATATGATCGTTCTTTTGTCTGATGGGGTGACTGAATGCCGTGCAGGTGATGAGTTTGTTGAAAGAGAGTACATCGTTGATCTCATTCGTAAGTATATGCATTTATCGCCTCAGGAGATTGTTGAGAGTGTGTATGATGAACTCATGAGACTGCAGGGATTCGAATTGAGAGATGACTTTACGCTGATCATTTTGCAAAGAGATGTTTAA
- a CDS encoding anti-sigma regulatory factor has translation MNIQSCVDVHKEWDIVAARQLGRNVAKDIGFGNVDQARITTAISELARNIYLYAGSGRICIYPIEELGKRGLVISAVDNGPGIKDIRRVMEDGYSTSGGLGAGLPGVKRLMDEFDLSSSEDKGTEITAKKWLR, from the coding sequence ATGAATATCCAATCCTGTGTAGATGTACATAAAGAATGGGACATCGTGGCCGCAAGACAATTGGGACGAAATGTAGCAAAAGATATCGGATTTGGGAATGTAGATCAGGCCAGGATTACCACAGCCATATCTGAGTTGGCGAGAAATATCTATCTTTACGCAGGGTCAGGACGAATATGCATCTATCCAATCGAAGAACTTGGAAAGAGAGGACTTGTCATTTCCGCTGTGGACAATGGGCCAGGCATTAAAGATATCCGTCGTGTCATGGAAGATGGGTATTCTACCTCTGGAGGCCTTGGAGCAGGTCTGCCTGGTGTGAAACGCCTCATGGACGAGTTCGATTTAAGTTCCAGTGAAGATAAGGGTACGGAAATCACAGCGAAGAAGTGGCTCCGATAA
- a CDS encoding STAS domain-containing protein: MRIPILKLHEYLLITIQWELDDQTALQFQEDLLNKIHETSAKGIVIDLTSVDMIDSFIAKVLGDVVGMSNLMGAKVVLTGIQPAVAITLIDLGISMRTVPTALDLEQGLERLQQELGD, from the coding sequence ATGAGAATTCCGATTTTGAAGCTTCATGAATACTTGCTCATAACGATCCAATGGGAGTTAGATGACCAGACCGCTCTTCAATTTCAAGAGGATTTATTAAATAAAATCCATGAAACAAGTGCAAAAGGCATTGTCATTGACCTTACGTCAGTAGATATGATCGACTCATTTATCGCAAAAGTGCTTGGAGATGTCGTGGGCATGTCTAATTTAATGGGTGCAAAAGTCGTGTTAACGGGTATTCAGCCTGCTGTGGCGATCACGCTGATTGATCTTGGCATATCCATGCGGACAGTCCCGACTGCATTGGATCTTGAACAAGGATTAGAGCGCCTGCAGCAGGAACTGGGGGATTAA
- a CDS encoding type II toxin-antitoxin system PemK/MazF family toxin → MIVKRGDVYFADLSPVVGSEQGGVRPVLIIQNDIGNRFSPTVIVAAITAQIEKAKLPTHVEIDAQRYGFERDSVILLEQIRTIDKQRLTDKITHLGDEMMRNVDEALQISLGLVDF, encoded by the coding sequence TTGATTGTCAAACGGGGGGACGTCTATTTTGCGGATCTTTCACCGGTCGTCGGCTCAGAGCAGGGAGGTGTTCGACCGGTTTTAATTATCCAAAACGATATCGGCAATCGTTTTAGCCCAACGGTGATCGTTGCTGCAATTACAGCGCAGATTGAAAAGGCCAAGCTGCCAACCCATGTAGAAATTGATGCCCAACGGTATGGGTTTGAACGCGATTCGGTCATTTTGCTAGAACAGATTCGGACAATTGATAAACAGCGTCTCACTGACAAGATCACGCATCTCGGAGACGAAATGATGAGAAATGTCGATGAGGCTCTGCAAATCAGTTTAGGGCTAGTTGATTTCTAA
- a CDS encoding CopG family ribbon-helix-helix protein: MSDTENITVTLPQQLLHELDGVVHQEDGNRNELIYQATKMYLRERKKRQIRESMRRGYMEMAKINLDIASEAFFAEEEADHTLHRLVSGV, translated from the coding sequence ATGTCCGATACAGAGAATATCACCGTTACGCTCCCTCAGCAGCTTTTGCATGAGTTGGACGGTGTTGTGCATCAAGAGGACGGAAATCGTAACGAACTGATCTATCAAGCGACTAAAATGTATCTTCGTGAAAGAAAAAAGCGTCAGATTCGCGAATCAATGCGTCGCGGTTATATGGAAATGGCAAAAATAAATCTGGATATTGCCTCAGAAGCTTTTTTTGCCGAGGAGGAAGCTGATCACACTCTGCACCGCTTAGTTAGCGGGGTGTAG
- the alr gene encoding alanine racemase — translation MDDVRERSIYRDTWAEVDLEAIETNVKNMITHLGSTTKVMAVVKANAYGHGDAEVATAALRAGATHLAVATLDEAVVLRRKGITAPLLVLGWTRPHDVKTAAVMHIALTAFQPEWVKQAAGMLEDAPVCNIHIKIDTGMGRIGLRHREEFADFATTLNVYKSYFYVEGLYTHFATADEEDDTFLSLQRQRFADARHFFHLQGIDPLLVHSENSAAGLQSPERSQALCRLGISMYGLSPSEWVSHHLPFPLQPALSLYTKIIAVKQVNAGDTIGYGATYTAAENEYIATLPIGYADGWLRKMNGYTVLINGEEAPIVGRVCMDQCMISVKNKPSVGDVVTLIGYDGNRARTVDDVAKQLDTINYEVPCLLSLRVPRIF, via the coding sequence ATGGATGATGTACGAGAACGATCCATCTATAGAGATACTTGGGCTGAGGTTGATTTAGAGGCAATTGAAACGAATGTCAAAAATATGATTACTCACCTCGGTTCAACGACAAAGGTGATGGCTGTCGTGAAAGCCAATGCTTATGGACATGGGGATGCGGAGGTTGCTACAGCTGCTTTACGGGCTGGAGCGACACATCTTGCTGTAGCTACATTAGACGAAGCAGTCGTTTTGCGACGCAAAGGAATTACAGCGCCATTGCTCGTATTAGGCTGGACTCGGCCTCATGACGTCAAAACAGCAGCAGTCATGCATATTGCGCTGACCGCCTTTCAGCCAGAATGGGTTAAACAAGCTGCTGGCATGCTAGAAGATGCACCAGTATGTAACATACACATTAAAATAGATACAGGTATGGGGCGAATTGGGCTGCGGCACCGTGAAGAATTTGCTGATTTTGCTACAACCTTGAACGTCTATAAGTCTTACTTTTACGTTGAAGGGTTATATACGCACTTTGCAACTGCGGATGAAGAAGATGACACATTTCTTAGTTTGCAGCGGCAGCGGTTTGCTGATGCGCGTCACTTTTTTCATTTACAAGGGATCGACCCATTGCTTGTGCACTCTGAAAATAGCGCAGCTGGACTGCAGTCTCCAGAGCGATCTCAAGCGTTATGTCGGCTGGGCATCTCGATGTACGGTCTGTCCCCCTCAGAGTGGGTATCTCATCATTTGCCTTTCCCGCTCCAACCTGCACTATCCTTATATACGAAGATTATAGCGGTGAAGCAGGTCAACGCAGGGGACACGATTGGTTATGGGGCAACATATACAGCAGCAGAGAATGAATATATTGCGACATTACCGATTGGCTATGCGGATGGCTGGCTACGCAAGATGAATGGTTATACGGTGCTTATTAATGGAGAAGAGGCGCCTATCGTTGGGCGGGTTTGTATGGATCAGTGTATGATTTCAGTGAAAAATAAACCTTCTGTCGGAGATGTCGTGACGTTAATAGGGTATGACGGCAACCGGGCAAGAACCGTGGATGACGTTGCGAAGCAGCTTGATACGATTAATTATGAAGTTCCTTGCTTATTATCTTTACGAGTCCCACGTATTTTTTGA
- a CDS encoding LolA family protein: MKRSFFSITMLFFILLLAACGDKSQEDVMADLENKLETMEGYKAEATMTVQAGEEPQSYDVDVWYKQPDFYRVFLSRGEDEPSQIILRNEEGVFVLTPALNKKFKFQSDWPENSSQPYLYGSLVKDILMDPEASFEIVDSQYVFQTKTNYKSHQTIPAQRIYLNKDLSLARVEALDSNGAVLVQVDVASFEFDPAFEEDAFDMERNESAAQIMEMPAVAEENEEDSHAEEAAAVTSFPVMYVDESLGYDLVEEKTISQEDGDRKILSYKGEEGSFTLIEENVDVDLEAERPVFMPEGEPVNIGTSIAALNKGSISWSAEGIQFYIASNDLSQDELVTVAKSVQAQAGK, from the coding sequence TTGAAAAGATCGTTTTTCAGCATCACCATGTTGTTCTTCATTTTATTGTTGGCGGCGTGTGGTGACAAAAGTCAAGAAGACGTCATGGCGGATCTCGAGAATAAATTAGAGACGATGGAAGGGTATAAAGCAGAGGCAACAATGACTGTTCAAGCAGGTGAGGAGCCTCAAAGCTATGACGTAGATGTATGGTACAAGCAACCCGATTTCTATCGTGTTTTTCTTAGCCGTGGTGAAGATGAGCCTAGTCAAATTATTTTGCGAAATGAAGAAGGGGTATTCGTTTTAACACCAGCACTGAATAAAAAGTTTAAATTTCAGAGCGACTGGCCTGAAAATAGCAGTCAGCCATATTTATACGGTTCGCTCGTTAAAGATATCTTGATGGATCCAGAAGCTTCTTTTGAAATCGTTGATAGCCAATATGTGTTTCAAACGAAAACGAACTACAAATCTCACCAAACCATACCAGCACAGCGTATTTATTTAAACAAAGATCTTTCTTTAGCGCGTGTCGAGGCGCTGGATAGCAATGGCGCTGTCCTCGTTCAGGTTGATGTAGCGTCCTTTGAGTTTGACCCAGCCTTTGAAGAAGATGCTTTTGATATGGAAAGAAATGAGTCTGCGGCACAAATTATGGAAATGCCAGCCGTTGCAGAAGAGAACGAAGAAGACAGTCATGCAGAAGAAGCTGCTGCGGTGACGTCCTTCCCAGTGATGTATGTCGATGAATCATTAGGGTATGATTTGGTCGAGGAGAAGACCATTTCTCAAGAGGATGGGGACCGCAAGATTTTGAGCTATAAAGGTGAAGAAGGCTCATTTACACTAATCGAAGAAAATGTTGATGTTGATTTAGAAGCAGAGCGCCCTGTGTTTATGCCTGAAGGAGAGCCTGTAAATATTGGAACATCAATTGCAGCACTTAACAAAGGGTCCATCTCATGGTCAGCAGAAGGTATCCAATTCTACATTGCCTCCAACGATTTATCTCAAGATGAGCTCGTAACAGTTGCAAAATCTGTTCAAGCACAAGCGGGAAAATAA